One stretch of Tribolium castaneum strain GA2 chromosome 5, icTriCast1.1, whole genome shotgun sequence DNA includes these proteins:
- the Atu gene encoding another transcription unit protein — MSSRSDSDSESNRSASPINTGPAPTPGHGLDRSASNSPQYTQGSPERAGSRTSGSPASSARSRSPSAESNKSTASQRTAASNTSRKSRSRSVASNRSRGSQSAESNRSGSNRSESPPGSRRSRSSSAGSKKSRSRSGSAASNKSGSAASSKSRSRSGSAASNRSRSKSAGSNRSRSKSAGSNRSRSKSAGSNRSRSKSAESNRSRRSRSRSRSQSQEKRPESGGRSRSNSPNLQIDEPGSPESGKGDKRKRDSSEERTSKKKHRIIDSDSEGEEGKENDKEVSAAAIFGDDADDISSEEEKEKAESEKEAQASEEEQHHSEEEHEQRQPDEDEDKENEPEQIPETRIDVEIPKISCDLGRDIHFVKLPNFLSVETRPFDPETYEDEIDEEETLDEEGRARLKLKVENTIRWREAVDKEGNVKKESNARLVRWSDGSYSLHLGSEIFDVYKQPLQGDHNHLFIRQGTGLQGQAVFRTKLSFRPHSTESFTHRKMTLSLADRSQKTSGIKILSQVGADPDHDRKLLLKKEEEKLRQTVRVSKPRRKGDSGTRSHNSSVYREEDGSDEEGAISLNAIKNKYKSGAATVAKGGAIYSSDEEGSDIEARRARKIDKAKALKDSESSEESE, encoded by the exons ATGTCTTCACGGTCTGACTCCGATAGCGAGTCTAACAGAAGTGCGAGCCCCATCAACACCGGCCCCGCGCCCACGCCGGGCCATGGCCTTGACCGCTCCGCGTCCAATTCGCCCCAGTACACGCAGGGGTCCCCCGAACGGGCTGGAAGTCGGACGTCCGGCAGCCCCGCGTCCAGCGCAAGGTCGCGCTCGCCCTCCGCCGAATCAAACAAGTCCACCGCGTCCCAGAGAACAGCCGCCTCAAACACTTCCCGAAAATCGAGGTCTAGGAGTGTAGCCTCGAACAGGTCTCGCGGCTCACAGAGCGCCGAGTCAAACAGATCGGGCTCGAATCGCTCAGAGTCGCCCCCTGGCTCACGTAGGTCTAGGTCGAGTAGTGCAGGGTCGAAAAAGTCGAGGTCGAGGTCTGGGAGTGCAGCGAGTAATAAGTCGGGGAGTGCGGCGAGTAGCAAGTCGAGGTCTAGGTCGGGGAGTGCGGCCTCGAATAGGTCCAGGTCGAAGAGTGCGGGCTCGAATAGGTCCAGGTCGAAGAGTGCGGGGTCGAATAGGTCCAGGTCGAAGAGTGCGGGGTCTAATAGGTCCAGGTCGAAAAGTGCAGAATCGAATAGGTCGCGGAGGTCCAGGTCTAGGTCTAGATCACAGTCGCAGGAGAAGAGACCGGAGTCGGGAGGTCGTAGCAGGTCTAATAGCCCTAATTTGCAAATTGACGAGCCTGGGTCACCTGAGAGTGGCAAAGGGGATAAGAGGAAAAGGGACAGTTCTGAAGAGAGGACTAGCAAAAAGAAGCATCGGATTATTGACTCTGATAGTGAGGGAGAAGAAGGAAAGGAAAATGACAAAG AGGTCAGTGCTGCTGCCATTTTTGGAGACGACGCGGATGACATAAGCAGCGaggaagaaaaagaaaaggcCGAGTCAGAGAAAGAGGCACAAGCCAGTGAAGAAGAGCAGCACCATTCAGAGGAAGAACATGAGCAGAGACAACCAGACGAA GACGAAGATAAGGAAAACGAACCGGAACAAATCCCAGAGACGCGAATCGACGTCGAAATACCCAAAATCAGTTGCGACTTGGGTCGCGACATCCACTTCGTCAAACTCCCCAATTTCCTTTCAGTCGAAACGCGACCTTTTGATCCCGAAACTTACGAAGATGAAATTGACGAAGAGGAAACTCTGGATGAAGAAGGACGCGCTCGCTTGAAGTTGAAGGTCGAGAACACGATACGGTGGCGAGAAGCCGTCGATAAAGAGGGCAATGTCAAGAAAGAGTCAAATGCAAGACTTGTTCGGTGGTCGGATGGTTCCTACAGTTTACACTTAGGTTCTGAAATTTTTGACGTCTACAAACAACCACTCCAG GGTGACCACAATCACTTGTTTATCAGACAAGGCACCGGTCTCCAAGGCCAGGCTGTGTTTAGGACCAAATTGAGCTTCAGGCCACATTCTACCGAAAGTTTCACACACAGGAAAATGACCTTGTCGCTTGCAGACAGGTCGCAGAAGACTTCCGGGATTAAAATCTTGTCGCAAGTCGGAGCTGATCCCGACCATGACAGGAAACTTCTCTTGAAG AAAGAGGAAGAAAAGTTGCGGCAAACTGTACGCGTGAGCAAACCTCGGCGCAAGGGTGACAGTGGGACGCGGTCTCACAACAGCAGTGTGTACAGAGAAGAGGATGGGAGCGATGAAGAGGGGGCTATTTCACTCAATGCCATTAAAAATAAGTACAAGTCGGGGGCTGCCACAGTGGCTAAAG GTGGGGCCATCTATTCGTCAGATGAGGAAGGGTCAGACATTGAGGCTAGGAGAGCGAGGAAAATTGACAAGGCGAAGGCGTTAAAGGACTCAGAATCAAGCGAAGAAAGCGAGTGA
- the LOC654873 gene encoding zinc finger protein 239 isoform X2: protein MTACLIAYVTIVSRNCVKRFHSEKLQTSHEIEDIKPNISDDLVEESQIDWGDNSLSGDTSNEENLKDVENNTKTLENGRRKRSYKCKECNEECLGLASYWKHMSNQHGTKLKCEFCDKEFRTPYLLDEHKSSCPGEIEPKPKRTRKRTGITKKRNLPRTCDVCHKTFRFHSNLERHQLTHTGERPYLCNVCGKGFGQLSYLKIHSFIHTGEKPYKCQMCDKSFAAPGTLMTHIRIHTGERPHVCKICGKDFPQSGYLSAHIRTHTGEKPVECHVCHRRFNQSGRLVIHMRIHSGEKPFSCNECGRSFAVKGTLKKHIRTHTGERPYVCSVCGQAFAQSGTLATHMKVHRPKP from the exons atgacggCTTGCCTGATCGCATATGTGACAATTGTATCGAGGAATTGCGTAAAGCGTTTTCATTCAGAAAAAT TACAAACTAGCCATGAAATTGAAGACATCAAGCCGAACATAAGCGACGATTTAGTCGAGGAAAGCCAAATTGATTGGGGCGACAATTCACTTTCAGGCGACACAAGTAACgaagaaaatttaaag GACGTCGAAAACAACACCAAAACCCTGGAAAACGGGAGGCGGAAGCGTTCATACAAATGCAAGGAATGCAACGAAGAGTGTTTAGGGCTCGCCTCCTACTGGAAGCACATGAGCAACCAACACGGAACGAAGCTAAAATGCGAATTTTGCGACAAAGA ATTCAGGACTCCGTACCTGTTAGACGAACACAAATCTTCATGCCCTGGCGAAATCGAGCCCAAGCCAAAACGCACGAGGAAGAGAACCGGAATCACCAAAAAACGCAACCTACCTCGCACTTGCGACGTCTGCCACAAAACCTTCCGCTTCCACAGCAACTTGGAGCGCCACCAGCTCACACACACCGGGGAAAGGCCCTACCTGTGCAACGTCTGCGGCAAAGGCTTCGGCCAGTTGTCTTACCTCAAAATCCACTCGTTCATACACACCGGGGAAAAACCGTACAAGTGCCAAATGTGCGACAAAAGCTTCGCAGCGCCGGGAACTCTCATGACCCACATTCGCATCCACACGGGGGAAAGACCGCACGTGTGTAAAATTTGCGGCAAGGATTTCCCACAGTCGGGGTACTTGTCGGCGCATATTCGCACACACACCGGGGAAAAACCGGTCGAGTGCCACGTCTGCCATCGCCGGTTCAACCAAAGCGGCCGTCTGGTCATACACATGAGGATACACAGCGGGGAAAAACCGTTCTCGTGCAACGAATGCGGGAGGAGTTTTGCGGTCAAAGGGACGCTCAAGAAGCACATCAGGACGCATACGGGGGAAAGACCGTATGTGTGCAGTGTGTGCGGACAGGCGTTCGCCCAGAGCGGGACCCTGGCCACGCACATGAAGGTGCACAGGCCCAAGccgtaa
- the LOC654873 gene encoding zinc finger protein OZF isoform X1 gives MNCTDYSSVCRTCMSQNMNIRPIFNTKEVLDQEITLCDMLMACAPITVIKNDGLPDRICDNCIEELRKAFSFRKMCENSDTTLRNCLNNLKPVIVQTSHEIEDIKPNISDDLVEESQIDWGDNSLSGDTSNEENLKDVENNTKTLENGRRKRSYKCKECNEECLGLASYWKHMSNQHGTKLKCEFCDKEFRTPYLLDEHKSSCPGEIEPKPKRTRKRTGITKKRNLPRTCDVCHKTFRFHSNLERHQLTHTGERPYLCNVCGKGFGQLSYLKIHSFIHTGEKPYKCQMCDKSFAAPGTLMTHIRIHTGERPHVCKICGKDFPQSGYLSAHIRTHTGEKPVECHVCHRRFNQSGRLVIHMRIHSGEKPFSCNECGRSFAVKGTLKKHIRTHTGERPYVCSVCGQAFAQSGTLATHMKVHRPKP, from the exons ATGAATTGTACGGATTATTCCAGCGTTTGTAGAACTTGTATGTCTCAGAATATGAACATAAGACCGATTTTCAACACTAAGGAAGTCTTAGATCAAGAAATAACTCTGTGTGACATGCTAATGGCATGTGCCCCAATCAcg gtaataaaaaatgacggCTTGCCTGATCGCATATGTGACAATTGTATCGAGGAATTGCGTAAAGCGTTTTCATTCAGAAAAATGTGCGAAAACTCAGACACAACTCTACGGAACTGCTTGAATAATCTAAAACCTGTTATAGTACAAACTAGCCATGAAATTGAAGACATCAAGCCGAACATAAGCGACGATTTAGTCGAGGAAAGCCAAATTGATTGGGGCGACAATTCACTTTCAGGCGACACAAGTAACgaagaaaatttaaag GACGTCGAAAACAACACCAAAACCCTGGAAAACGGGAGGCGGAAGCGTTCATACAAATGCAAGGAATGCAACGAAGAGTGTTTAGGGCTCGCCTCCTACTGGAAGCACATGAGCAACCAACACGGAACGAAGCTAAAATGCGAATTTTGCGACAAAGA ATTCAGGACTCCGTACCTGTTAGACGAACACAAATCTTCATGCCCTGGCGAAATCGAGCCCAAGCCAAAACGCACGAGGAAGAGAACCGGAATCACCAAAAAACGCAACCTACCTCGCACTTGCGACGTCTGCCACAAAACCTTCCGCTTCCACAGCAACTTGGAGCGCCACCAGCTCACACACACCGGGGAAAGGCCCTACCTGTGCAACGTCTGCGGCAAAGGCTTCGGCCAGTTGTCTTACCTCAAAATCCACTCGTTCATACACACCGGGGAAAAACCGTACAAGTGCCAAATGTGCGACAAAAGCTTCGCAGCGCCGGGAACTCTCATGACCCACATTCGCATCCACACGGGGGAAAGACCGCACGTGTGTAAAATTTGCGGCAAGGATTTCCCACAGTCGGGGTACTTGTCGGCGCATATTCGCACACACACCGGGGAAAAACCGGTCGAGTGCCACGTCTGCCATCGCCGGTTCAACCAAAGCGGCCGTCTGGTCATACACATGAGGATACACAGCGGGGAAAAACCGTTCTCGTGCAACGAATGCGGGAGGAGTTTTGCGGTCAAAGGGACGCTCAAGAAGCACATCAGGACGCATACGGGGGAAAGACCGTATGTGTGCAGTGTGTGCGGACAGGCGTTCGCCCAGAGCGGGACCCTGGCCACGCACATGAAGGTGCACAGGCCCAAGccgtaa